The following proteins come from a genomic window of Asterias amurensis chromosome 15, ASM3211899v1:
- the LOC139948268 gene encoding actin-related protein 2/3 complex subunit 5-B-like: MSKNTGRTQFRNVDVDQFDENNFQDDQTDEEVKGPDEAEVQNFLSKKSYEDALKAVLRNPPIGSKNQAVKDKAFNLVMRVLTAFKTTDVEKVVNSLDNDTIDILMKYIYKGFSSPTENSSAILLTWHEKVYAVGGLGTIVRVLTDRKGI, encoded by the exons ATGTCTAAAAACACCGGGAGAACCCAGTTTCGGAATGTTGACGTCGACCAATTTGACGAAAACAACTTTCAAGATGACCAAACAGACGAGGAAGTGAAGGGACCGGATGAGGCTGAAGTGCAGAACTTTCTGAGCAAA AAGAGCTATGAAGATGCATTGAAAGCTGTGTTAAGAAATCCTCCAATAGGCTCCAAGAATCAAGCTGTTAAG gATAAAGCCTTCAATCTTGTCATGAGGGTGCTGACAGCTTTTAAAACCACTGATGTCGAGAAAGTAGTGAATAGCCTGGATAATGATACCATTGACATTCTCATGAAGTATATCTACAAGGGATTCTCATCTCCAACAGAAAACAGCAGTGCCATTTTACTGACATGGCATGAGAAG GTATATGCTGTTGGTGGTCTGGGAACTATTGTAAGAGTGCTTACTGATAGGAAAGGCATCTAA
- the LOC139948253 gene encoding large ribosomal subunit protein uL29-like gives MTKIKAHELRGKKKEDLEDQLKQLKQELSQLRVAKVTGGQASKLCKIRVVRKGIARVLTVIHETQKENLRKFYKNAKYKPLDLRRKLTRAKRRALTKGELKRKTRKQQRKERLYPMRKFAVRE, from the exons ATG ACGAAGATAAAGGCACATGAGCTTCGAGGCAAAAAGAAGGAAGATTTGGAAGACCAGCTTAAGCAGCTTAAACAAGAATTGTCTCAGCTGAGAGTTGCCAAGGTCACCGGTGGACAGGCTTCAAAGCTCTGCAAAAT CCGAGTGGTTCGCAAAGGCATTGCTCGTGTCCTGACAGTCATCCATGAAACCCAGAAGGAAAATCTCCGCAAGTTTTACAAAAATGCGAAGTACAAGCCCCTTGATCTGCGCCGTAAGCTCACCAGAGCCAAGCGACGTGCTCTTACTAAGGGTGAACTCAAGAGAAAAACCAGGAAGCAACAACGGAAAGAGCGCCTTTATCCCATGAGAAAGTTTGCTGTGCGAGAATAG